The segment GCACCGAAACGCTCACCGGCAAGGAGTACGGCCAGGTCCTGGACGCCGCTGCCGGCTCCGCGCCAACATTCGCCCAATGCCGCCAAGTTGGCATCGTTCTCCAGCATGACCGCCCATCCGTGCAGATCGTGCAGGGCCTTCTTCAGGCCGACGTCGAACAGGCTCCAAAACGGCTGGCTGACGAGGATGTTTCCGTCGCGGCCCACCGGGGCAGCAAGCCCGACCGTCACCGCAAGGACCTTGTCCGGTGCCACTCCGGCGGCCTCGAGGGCTAGCAGCGCGGTTTGGCTGATGACGCGGATCCGTTCCTCCGCTTCGATCTCCCTGGCGCGAAATGGCTCGCTGGCCCGTCCGACGGTCCTGCCGCGCAGATCGGCCACCACCACGGTGGTCTTGAGGACGCCGACGTCGATTCCCAAGACGCAGCCGGCGCTTTCGTCGAGCTCGAAGCGCCGCGCCGGGCGCCCCTTCTGGTAGGTATCGGAATCCTTTTCCAGCTCGCGGATCCAGCCCCGGGCCATGAGGTCTTCGCACACGGAAATGGTGGTGGCTCGGGTCAGGCCGGTGGCGTCCATCAGCTCCGAAACAGTCACGGCGTTGGAGGAACGGATGGCTCCGAGCACGGTGGCTGCGTTGAACCGCCGGAGCATCTGCGGAGTGGCAGTCGCGATTTCAGCCATGGCTGTTGACCTCCTGTAGGTATGCGTCACATAATACTTGAGGTACTAAATTTAGATTCTAAATAAAAGTCCCATCCATCGAAACGTCGACACAGAACAGGATTCCCTTTGTCCTCCACCGCCACAGTGGCAACCCACACCGACTCCGAGCGCATGGCCGATCCCAACTGGTGGCGCCAAGCGGCTGTCTACCAGATCTACCCTCGCAGTTTTTCGGATGCGAACGGCGATGGCCTGGGCGACATCAAGGGCATTACCGCCAAGGTTCCGTACCTGAAGTCCCTCGGCATTGACGCCGTCTGGTTGAGCCCGTTCTACCCCTCGGCCCTTGCTGACGGTGGCTACGACGTCGACGACTACCGCAACGTGGACCCCAAGTTGGGCACCCTGGCCGACTTCGATGAGATGGCGGCCGCCCTGCACGCTGCGGGCATCAAGTTGATCGCGGACATCGTCCCGAACCACTCCTCGGACCGGCACGAATGGTTCAAGGAGGCGCTGGCGTCCCCGAAGGGCTCGGCAGCCCGTGAACGCTACATCTTCCGCGACGGCCTGGGTGAGAACGGCGAGCTGCCCCCGGCCGACTGGGACTCGATTTTCGGCGGCCCGGCCTGGGAACGCATCACCGAGCCGGACGGCACTCCCGGGCAGTGGTACATGCACATCTTCACCAAGGAGCAGCCGGACTTCAACTGGGACAACCCCGAGGTCCGCAAGGACTTCCTGAAGACCCTGCGCTTCTGGTCCGACCGTGGCGTGGACGGCTTCCGCATCGACGTCGCCCATGCCCTCACGAAGGACCTGCCGGAGGTGCTGCCCTCCAAGACCGAGCTGCCCAAGGAAGGCGACAACGCTTTGGGCGCCCACCCGTTCTGGGACCGCGACGAGGTGCACGAGATCTACGCTGAGTGGCGCAAGGTCTTCAACGAGTACAACCCGCCCCGGACAGCCGTCGCCGAAGCGTGGGTCCACGCAGACCGCCGCGCCCGCTACGCCAGCCCCGAGGGCCTGGGCCAGGCCTTCAACTTCGACCTCCTCCAGGCCGATTTCGATGCAGGCCAGTTCCGCACGATCATCACCAAGAACCTGAGCGAGGCTGTTGCATCCGGTGCTTCCTCGACCTGGGTCTTCTCCAACCACGACGTCGTTCGGCACGCGACCCGCTACGGTTTGCCCGCGCGTGGGGGCCGTGACGGCTTGGGCCAGGACGGCAAGCAGTGGCTGCTCGACGGCGGTTCGGCCGCCGACGTCGACGCAGAGCTCGGCTTGCGCCGTGCCCGCGCCGCGTCGCTGCTGATGTTCGCCCTGCCGGGTTCCGCGTACCTGTACCAGGGCGAAGAACTGGGCCTGCAGGAAGTCGGCGACATCGTGGCCGGCCAGCGCCAGGACCCGGCGTTCTTCCGCAACCCGGGAGTGGACGTCGGCCGCGACGGCTGCCGTGTCCCGCTGCCGTGGACCAGTGAAGGTTCGTCGTTCGGCTTCGGCGATGGACATGCCCACTTGCCGCAGCCTGAATGGTTCGCGGGCTACGCCGTGGAGGCGCAGGAGAACGTTCCCGGCTCCACGCTGGAGCTGTACCGCAAGGCCCTCGAACTGCGTTCGGAACTACGGGCGGCCGAGGATCTTGAATGGATCCCCTCCGGCAACGAGTCGGTGCTGCACTTCGCGCGGCCCAAC is part of the Arthrobacter ramosus genome and harbors:
- a CDS encoding glycoside hydrolase family 13 protein, translated to MSSTATVATHTDSERMADPNWWRQAAVYQIYPRSFSDANGDGLGDIKGITAKVPYLKSLGIDAVWLSPFYPSALADGGYDVDDYRNVDPKLGTLADFDEMAAALHAAGIKLIADIVPNHSSDRHEWFKEALASPKGSAARERYIFRDGLGENGELPPADWDSIFGGPAWERITEPDGTPGQWYMHIFTKEQPDFNWDNPEVRKDFLKTLRFWSDRGVDGFRIDVAHALTKDLPEVLPSKTELPKEGDNALGAHPFWDRDEVHEIYAEWRKVFNEYNPPRTAVAEAWVHADRRARYASPEGLGQAFNFDLLQADFDAGQFRTIITKNLSEAVASGASSTWVFSNHDVVRHATRYGLPARGGRDGLGQDGKQWLLDGGSAADVDAELGLRRARAASLLMFALPGSAYLYQGEELGLQEVGDIVAGQRQDPAFFRNPGVDVGRDGCRVPLPWTSEGSSFGFGDGHAHLPQPEWFAGYAVEAQENVPGSTLELYRKALELRSELRAAEDLEWIPSGNESVLHFARPNGWQSVTNFGTEPVALPEGTVVVSSAPLEAGKLPANTTAWIV
- a CDS encoding ROK family transcriptional regulator; its protein translation is MAEIATATPQMLRRFNAATVLGAIRSSNAVTVSELMDATGLTRATTISVCEDLMARGWIRELEKDSDTYQKGRPARRFELDESAGCVLGIDVGVLKTTVVVADLRGRTVGRASEPFRAREIEAEERIRVISQTALLALEAAGVAPDKVLAVTVGLAAPVGRDGNILVSQPFWSLFDVGLKKALHDLHGWAVMLENDANLAALGECWRGAGSGVQDLAVLLAGERFGAGLVESGRLLHGSRGGAGEMAYLDMVDGVGSADGLAALARLWAAEALAGKSKTMLRTAAPPGHEVTAQHVFAAAAQGDKVALSILDRLSDRLARVVSTVAILLNPELVVIGGAVADSASVLLEPAARKLAAYTATPPRLAASPLGDAIVGIGAVRHALDHVEKNSLDLVLRRA